Proteins co-encoded in one Planifilum fimeticola genomic window:
- the ligD gene encoding non-homologous end-joining DNA ligase, translating to MTDQRVVSVEGKEIAITNPEKMLYPSAGITKWDYVLHLTRLAPYLLPHSRRRFLTTIRYPHGTGDEFFYQKNVPSHAPDWIPTARDGKVTYILLEDTPTLVWLANLACLEFHLSFNLVDDPDHPPELVFDLDPSVEGFGRVMEVALLTREVLNQLDLDALVKTSGATGLQLYIPLKGRFTFEQTRRVSHFIARYLEEKHPRLITLERIKKNRGDKVYFDYLQHWRGKSLIAPYSPRAREQATVSTPLKWSELRPGLVPEQFTLPAVHRRLAETGDLFQPLLSRENRFDLSRILDFVERKRK from the coding sequence ATGACGGACCAACGAGTGGTGTCGGTGGAAGGCAAAGAAATCGCGATCACCAATCCGGAGAAAATGCTGTACCCGTCGGCCGGGATCACCAAATGGGATTACGTCCTGCACTTGACCCGATTGGCTCCCTATCTGCTGCCCCACTCCCGGCGCAGGTTTTTGACCACCATTCGGTATCCCCACGGAACCGGCGACGAATTCTTTTATCAGAAAAACGTCCCATCCCATGCGCCCGATTGGATTCCCACGGCTCGGGACGGAAAGGTCACCTACATCCTGCTGGAGGATACGCCCACTTTGGTCTGGCTGGCCAATCTGGCCTGTTTGGAATTTCATCTCTCCTTCAACCTTGTGGACGATCCCGATCATCCGCCGGAACTGGTCTTCGATCTGGACCCCTCCGTGGAGGGGTTTGGCCGGGTGATGGAAGTGGCCCTCCTGACTCGGGAGGTGCTGAACCAGCTGGATCTGGATGCCTTGGTGAAGACATCCGGGGCCACCGGATTGCAGCTCTATATTCCCTTGAAGGGTCGGTTCACTTTTGAGCAGACGCGCAGAGTGAGCCATTTTATCGCGCGATACCTGGAGGAAAAACATCCGCGGCTCATCACCCTGGAACGGATCAAAAAAAACCGCGGCGATAAGGTGTATTTCGACTATCTCCAGCATTGGAGGGGAAAATCCCTGATCGCCCCCTACTCGCCGCGAGCCAGGGAACAAGCGACGGTTTCCACCCCATTGAAGTGGTCGGAGCTGAGGCCGGGACTTGTCCCGGAGCAGTTCACCCTTCCGGCGGTTCACCGCCGCCTGGCAGAGACGGGAGACCTGTTTCAACCGCTTCTGTCCCGGGAAAACCGCTTTGATTTGTCGCGCATATTGGATTTTGTGGAGAGGAAGCGGAAATGA
- a CDS encoding tetratricopeptide repeat protein, with the protein MFHQWIQTVKGALKDIERKYPASPPAERERLRERFFQIKRVCDNLLETWADIEDQIARLSREHPELAEEGEELEGEFELDEMVVRRFRQGQGFYQLNMFVEAEEAFREVVEEEPEFLLGRMYLALSHFQKGKMDEAHRHFQLIASTTNHDVFIAFAHHMMGCVRVREGDERGAIRQFRKALSYRQNEGDTWFNLGACHYRLGEYHEAIPCFYQALLLDENDGESMWMLANCHRKLKQWDSVAYWRMMAFEKTDSLQVMETIARDYEEMGETEKAISWYRKILSRDARRIAAYQGMGWNTWVAGRGREALAWLKKGLSLAPGDPDLLFTYAWILLEHGDVGKVEAIINRIPVEWSEQPLWLVIRSRVFTHRTNFEEAQLAAERVIEQEKPRIRALGHYQLGRVLLEKGDAARAASHFRKARDLDSGWKDPLFYEGVCHMLEGRPEETRNCWTELVRS; encoded by the coding sequence ATGTTTCACCAGTGGATACAAACAGTGAAGGGAGCGCTGAAGGATATCGAAAGGAAGTACCCTGCCAGCCCGCCGGCGGAAAGGGAGCGACTGCGGGAGAGGTTTTTTCAGATCAAGAGGGTTTGCGACAACCTCCTGGAGACCTGGGCCGACATCGAAGATCAGATCGCCCGCCTGTCCCGCGAGCATCCGGAGTTGGCGGAGGAGGGGGAGGAACTGGAGGGGGAATTTGAACTGGATGAGATGGTGGTGCGCCGCTTCCGTCAAGGGCAGGGGTTTTATCAATTGAACATGTTCGTCGAAGCGGAAGAAGCCTTCCGGGAAGTTGTGGAGGAGGAGCCGGAATTTTTGCTGGGACGGATGTACCTGGCCTTGAGCCACTTTCAGAAAGGAAAGATGGATGAAGCCCACCGGCATTTTCAGTTGATCGCCTCCACGACGAATCACGACGTGTTTATCGCCTTCGCCCATCACATGATGGGGTGTGTCCGCGTCCGGGAGGGGGATGAGCGGGGGGCGATCCGTCAGTTCCGGAAAGCCCTCTCCTATCGGCAAAACGAGGGGGACACCTGGTTCAATCTGGGTGCTTGCCACTATCGGCTCGGTGAGTATCACGAAGCGATCCCCTGTTTTTATCAGGCCCTGCTGTTGGATGAAAATGACGGCGAATCGATGTGGATGCTGGCCAATTGCCATCGAAAATTGAAGCAGTGGGACAGCGTCGCCTACTGGCGGATGATGGCCTTTGAAAAGACCGACAGCCTGCAGGTGATGGAAACCATCGCCCGGGATTACGAAGAGATGGGAGAGACGGAAAAGGCCATCTCCTGGTATCGCAAAATTCTCAGTCGGGATGCGAGGCGGATCGCCGCATATCAGGGAATGGGCTGGAACACCTGGGTTGCCGGCAGGGGTCGGGAGGCCCTGGCCTGGTTGAAGAAGGGGTTGTCACTGGCGCCCGGGGATCCGGACCTCCTGTTCACCTACGCCTGGATTTTGTTGGAACATGGAGATGTCGGAAAGGTGGAAGCGATCATCAACCGCATTCCCGTGGAATGGTCGGAGCAGCCCCTGTGGTTGGTGATCCGCTCCCGGGTGTTCACCCACCGGACCAACTTTGAAGAGGCGCAGCTGGCGGCCGAGCGGGTCATCGAGCAGGAGAAGCCCCGGATTCGAGCGCTCGGGCATTATCAGCTGGGCAGGGTGTTGTTGGAGAAAGGAGACGCCGCGCGGGCGGCCAGCCACTTCCGGAAAGCCCGCGATCTGGACTCCGGCTGGAAAGATCCCCTCTTTTACGAAGGGGTTTGTCACATGCTCGAAGGACGGCCCGAAGAGACCCGGAATTGTTGGACAGAGTTGGTCCGAAGCTGA
- a CDS encoding amidohydrolase, which produces MKEGEVPLKDAAMAVEDDRIAYVGPVPSETDGYDEVVNMTGKAILPGFVNTHGHAAMSLLRGFADDDPLQTWLEEKIWPMEARFGPEQNRWGSALSVLEMIKGGTTCFLDMYDYMDQVGQVVEEAGIRAVLCRGAIGLCSEEERKAKLEEAVNFAREWNGAAKGRITTMMAPHAPYTCPPDYIVRFVEKAQELGIPIHTHMSETEAEVRLNVEQYGLRPVEHLRRLGFFDVPALVAHAVHLTPEEIGILAEYGVKVSHNPGSNLKLGSGIAPIPEMLKAGIRPSLGTDGPASNNNLDMLEEIRLAALIHKGVNRDPQAVPAPVALRMGTLYGAESLFLEDRIGTLESGKKADFITVDLTGPHMQPLHDVESHLVYSASRDDVLDVYVDGRPLLRNRECLTLDEEKIRYHAQRAFDAIRP; this is translated from the coding sequence ATGAAGGAAGGAGAGGTTCCCCTGAAGGATGCGGCCATGGCCGTTGAGGACGACCGGATCGCCTATGTAGGCCCGGTGCCGTCGGAGACCGACGGATACGATGAAGTGGTAAACATGACCGGAAAAGCGATTTTGCCGGGATTCGTGAATACCCACGGACACGCCGCCATGTCTTTGCTCAGGGGATTTGCCGACGATGATCCGCTGCAAACCTGGCTCGAAGAGAAAATTTGGCCGATGGAGGCCCGCTTCGGTCCCGAACAGAATCGTTGGGGCTCGGCCTTGTCCGTTTTGGAGATGATCAAGGGAGGCACCACCTGCTTTCTGGACATGTATGACTACATGGATCAGGTGGGACAAGTGGTGGAGGAAGCGGGGATCCGCGCGGTCCTGTGCCGGGGTGCCATCGGCCTTTGTTCCGAGGAGGAGCGAAAGGCCAAATTGGAGGAAGCGGTCAACTTCGCCCGGGAGTGGAACGGGGCGGCGAAGGGGAGAATCACGACGATGATGGCCCCCCACGCCCCCTACACCTGTCCCCCCGACTACATTGTCCGTTTTGTGGAAAAGGCTCAGGAATTGGGGATTCCCATTCATACCCACATGTCGGAGACGGAGGCGGAAGTCCGCCTCAATGTGGAGCAATACGGCCTGCGTCCCGTGGAGCACCTGCGCCGGCTGGGCTTTTTCGACGTGCCGGCCCTGGTAGCCCATGCGGTTCACCTGACGCCGGAGGAGATCGGAATTTTGGCGGAATACGGCGTAAAAGTCTCCCACAACCCGGGAAGCAATCTGAAGCTGGGCAGCGGAATTGCGCCGATTCCGGAGATGCTCAAGGCGGGCATTCGCCCATCGTTGGGCACGGACGGCCCGGCGAGCAACAATAACCTGGACATGTTGGAGGAGATCCGGCTGGCGGCCCTCATCCACAAGGGCGTCAACCGGGATCCCCAGGCCGTTCCCGCGCCCGTCGCCCTGCGGATGGGCACCTTATACGGTGCGGAATCCCTTTTCCTGGAGGACCGGATCGGAACTCTGGAGTCGGGAAAGAAGGCGGATTTCATCACCGTGGATCTGACGGGGCCGCACATGCAGCCCCTGCACGACGTTGAATCCCATCTGGTTTACTCCGCTTCCCGCGACGACGTGTTGGATGTTTACGTGGACGGCCGGCCCCTGCTCCGGAACCGGGAATGCCTCACCCTTGACGAAGAGAAGATCCGGTATCATGCGCAAAGGGCTTTTGATGCGATTCGGCCGTGA
- the panB gene encoding 3-methyl-2-oxobutanoate hydroxymethyltransferase, whose translation MGKASKVTTRSLSRMKKKGEPIAMLTAYDYPSARLAEAAGVDVILVGDSLGMVVLGYDSTVSVTLDDMMHHTKAVVRGSKRAMVVADLPFLTAHLGKEEVLRLAGRLMQEGGAQGVKMEGGEAIVDAVRACTAAGIPVMGHLGLTPQSVHQLGGYRIQGKDAEVARRILREARMLEEAGIFALVLECVPEELAREITRAVGVPTIGIGAGRHCDGQVLVYHDVLQMASDLKPSFVKAYAEVGDQILGALRRYVEDVRERRFPEEEHVFHSSEVQASLYGGRGGDKG comes from the coding sequence ATGGGCAAGGCTTCAAAGGTGACGACTCGTTCTCTCTCCCGGATGAAGAAAAAGGGAGAGCCCATCGCCATGCTGACGGCCTACGATTACCCGTCGGCCAGGTTGGCGGAGGCGGCGGGCGTCGATGTCATCCTGGTCGGGGATTCTCTCGGAATGGTTGTGTTGGGCTACGATTCAACCGTCTCCGTCACCCTGGACGACATGATGCATCACACCAAGGCGGTGGTCCGGGGTTCCAAACGGGCCATGGTTGTGGCCGATCTTCCTTTCTTGACGGCTCATCTGGGAAAGGAGGAGGTTCTCAGGTTGGCCGGCCGCCTGATGCAGGAGGGCGGAGCCCAGGGGGTGAAAATGGAGGGCGGCGAGGCGATCGTTGACGCGGTGCGGGCCTGCACAGCCGCCGGAATTCCGGTGATGGGCCACCTGGGTTTGACTCCCCAATCGGTGCACCAGTTGGGGGGATACCGGATTCAGGGAAAGGATGCGGAGGTGGCCCGGCGCATTCTCCGGGAGGCGCGCATGCTGGAGGAGGCCGGCATCTTTGCCCTGGTGCTGGAGTGCGTTCCGGAGGAACTGGCCCGGGAAATCACCAGGGCGGTCGGCGTCCCCACCATCGGGATCGGGGCGGGGCGCCATTGCGACGGGCAAGTTCTGGTTTATCACGACGTGTTGCAGATGGCCAGCGATCTCAAGCCCTCCTTTGTCAAGGCTTACGCCGAAGTGGGCGATCAGATACTGGGCGCCCTTCGCCGTTATGTGGAAGATGTCCGCGAAAGGCGGTTCCCGGAAGAGGAGCACGTCTTTCACTCCTCCGAAGTTCAGGCGTCCCTGTACGGCGGGAGAGGGGGAGATAAAGGATGA
- a CDS encoding biotin--[acetyl-CoA-carboxylase] ligase, translated as MGGTRQQILAMMIEKGDDFVSGEEISRKLGLSRTAVWKHIEELRREGYQIEARQRSGYRLVCIPDRILQEEITRNLSTRSFGRALRTLKTVDSTQMVAHQWAQEGAPEGAAVISEEQTAGRGRLGRSWHSPPGSGIWMSLILRPPIPIARAPQLTLMASVGITRALQRETCLPVRIKWPNDLLIRDKKVCGILTELRGEQDRVHYVVLGAGINVNIGVEAWPPDLREKVTSLSTEAGRTFRRSPLIAAILEELEKIYEQYLHQGFSTIRKEWERLSGILGRPVTARNPDGEMTGIARGLNEDGALLLETEGGLTPVYSAEISAGCETRPF; from the coding sequence TTGGGAGGGACACGACAGCAGATCCTGGCGATGATGATTGAAAAAGGGGACGACTTCGTGTCAGGGGAGGAAATCAGTCGGAAGCTCGGCCTCAGCCGGACCGCCGTCTGGAAGCACATTGAGGAGCTGCGGCGGGAGGGTTATCAAATTGAGGCGCGCCAAAGAAGTGGATATAGACTGGTTTGTATACCAGACCGCATACTGCAAGAAGAAATCACCCGAAACCTCTCCACCCGCTCCTTCGGCCGCGCCCTTCGCACCTTGAAGACCGTCGACTCCACGCAAATGGTCGCCCATCAGTGGGCCCAGGAAGGGGCGCCCGAAGGGGCGGCGGTCATCTCCGAAGAACAGACGGCCGGGCGGGGAAGGCTGGGCCGGTCCTGGCACTCGCCGCCGGGTTCGGGCATCTGGATGAGCCTCATCCTCCGCCCTCCCATCCCGATTGCTCGTGCGCCCCAGCTGACGTTGATGGCTTCGGTCGGGATCACCCGCGCTCTCCAACGGGAGACGTGCCTTCCGGTTCGGATCAAATGGCCCAATGATCTGCTGATCCGGGACAAGAAGGTGTGCGGCATCCTGACGGAGCTTCGCGGTGAGCAGGACCGGGTTCATTATGTGGTGCTGGGTGCAGGGATCAACGTGAATATCGGCGTGGAGGCGTGGCCGCCGGATCTTAGAGAGAAGGTGACTTCCCTCTCGACGGAAGCGGGAAGGACCTTTCGGCGCTCTCCCTTGATTGCCGCCATTTTGGAGGAGCTGGAGAAGATTTATGAGCAGTACCTGCACCAGGGCTTTTCGACGATCCGGAAGGAGTGGGAAAGGCTGTCGGGTATCCTCGGCCGCCCGGTCACAGCACGAAACCCGGATGGAGAGATGACGGGGATCGCCCGGGGATTGAACGAGGACGGCGCTTTGCTCCTGGAGACGGAAGGGGGACTGACTCCGGTCTACTCGGCGGAAATCAGCGCGGGTTGCGAAACCCGACCTTTTTGA
- the panD gene encoding aspartate 1-decarboxylase, whose protein sequence is MFRTMMKAKIHRATVTEANLNYVGSVTIDEELLERVDILPNEKVQIVNNNNGARMETYVIPGPRGSRTVCLNGAAARLVQPGDKVIIIAYALMDEKEIANHRPRIAIMGEENEIIEVIGEELHGTVITS, encoded by the coding sequence ATGTTCCGCACGATGATGAAGGCCAAAATTCACCGGGCCACCGTGACTGAAGCCAATCTCAACTACGTGGGAAGCGTCACCATCGACGAAGAACTGCTCGAGCGGGTGGATATTTTGCCCAACGAGAAGGTACAGATCGTCAACAACAACAACGGGGCCCGGATGGAAACCTACGTGATTCCCGGACCCCGGGGCAGCCGGACTGTCTGCCTAAACGGCGCCGCGGCCCGATTGGTGCAACCGGGCGACAAGGTGATTATCATCGCCTATGCCCTGATGGATGAAAAGGAAATTGCAAACCACCGTCCCCGGATCGCCATCATGGGTGAAGAAAACGAAATTATCGAGGTGATCGGTGAAGAGCTCCACGGAACGGTGATTACCTCCTGA
- a CDS encoding CCA tRNA nucleotidyltransferase, producing the protein MDPCQAALSIVNALEEAGFQAYLVGGCVRDRLLGREPEDYDVCTDARPEQIQTLFPRTIATGIRHGTVTVIAGGHPVEVTTFRVEGAYRDGRRPSHVRFVRRVEEDLARRDFTINAMAVDRRGRLIDPFGGQGDLKRRVIRTVGAADDRFREDALRMVRAIRLAAQLEFTLHPETEEAIRRMAPDLARLSVERVVQELEKIWKTRRSSKAIASLFRLGMMDHLPPFRRWELPSSACLSPLTVLDEAPSRRMRWALLLHLCGQKPEEAARRLRELRLPRRDVEEIGRLYRSAASWPPILTEEEGKRRIFRDGIRFCREALELSQRLGAIDAEERLGQSEALNRWSDEMPIRRMGELAVNGKDLIDATGRPSGPWVGHTLERLADAVILGRLANDHQQLIEEGVRIGRDTTADPGDDD; encoded by the coding sequence ATGGATCCCTGCCAGGCCGCTCTGTCGATTGTCAACGCGTTGGAGGAAGCCGGATTTCAGGCCTATCTGGTGGGCGGATGCGTTCGCGATCGGCTGCTCGGAAGAGAGCCGGAGGATTATGACGTCTGCACCGACGCCCGGCCGGAACAGATTCAAACCCTGTTTCCGCGAACGATCGCCACGGGCATCCGCCACGGGACGGTGACCGTCATCGCGGGAGGGCACCCGGTGGAGGTGACCACCTTCCGCGTCGAAGGCGCGTACCGGGATGGGCGCAGACCCTCCCATGTCCGTTTTGTTCGGCGTGTGGAGGAGGATTTGGCCCGGAGGGATTTCACCATCAATGCGATGGCAGTGGACCGGAGGGGAAGGCTCATCGATCCCTTCGGCGGTCAAGGGGATCTAAAGAGGCGGGTGATCCGGACAGTCGGGGCAGCTGATGACCGCTTTCGGGAAGATGCCCTCCGGATGGTGCGGGCGATTCGCCTCGCGGCGCAACTCGAATTCACCCTTCACCCGGAAACGGAGGAAGCGATCCGGCGGATGGCTCCCGATTTGGCCCGCCTGTCGGTGGAAAGGGTTGTCCAGGAGTTGGAGAAAATCTGGAAGACCCGCCGGTCGTCAAAGGCCATCGCCTCCTTGTTTCGGCTGGGGATGATGGACCACCTCCCCCCCTTCCGCCGGTGGGAGTTGCCCTCCTCTGCTTGTCTTTCCCCCTTGACCGTCCTGGATGAGGCCCCTTCCCGTCGGATGCGCTGGGCGCTCCTGCTCCATCTGTGCGGTCAAAAGCCGGAGGAGGCAGCCAGGCGCCTCAGGGAACTCCGCCTTCCGAGGCGGGATGTGGAGGAAATCGGCCGGCTGTATCGCTCCGCCGCATCCTGGCCCCCTATCCTGACGGAAGAAGAGGGAAAGAGAAGGATTTTCCGCGACGGAATCCGGTTTTGCCGGGAAGCGCTGGAGTTATCCCAAAGGCTGGGGGCGATCGATGCGGAGGAGCGCCTGGGCCAGTCCGAAGCGTTAAACCGTTGGAGCGACGAGATGCCGATCCGCCGGATGGGGGAATTGGCCGTGAACGGGAAGGATCTGATCGATGCAACGGGCCGTCCCTCCGGCCCCTGGGTGGGGCACACCCTGGAGCGCTTGGCGGATGCGGTCATCCTGGGGCGACTGGCCAACGATCATCAACAGCTGATAGAGGAAGGTGTTCGGATTGGGAGGGACACGACAGCAGATCCTGGCGATGATGATTGA
- a CDS encoding DNA ligase produces MWTKERNPGPIRPMEPVLSQRVIEGTDRLYQVKWDGVRALAHVKKGSVRLWNRRQRERTETYPELVAALGETAASGALMDGEVIALDPGTGKPDFFRVLKRDLPRRIGPGLMERIPVYYVVFDLIYLDGKWLTDQPLEKRLERLARILPDSGRIHLCDSYDDGEALWKRTGEQGLEGIVIKERLGRYHIGKKHPTWLKVKHFRQLEAVVVGVTLRQGRVNSLLLAREEEGSFTYIGRASSGLDQERIEALTRVLPHIRREGPPLSLTRVPPAAKIWVEPLLRAQIRFLEWTPDGTLRSPSILSLEVKNPTPDTG; encoded by the coding sequence ATGTGGACGAAGGAACGGAATCCCGGACCGATCCGGCCGATGGAACCGGTGCTTTCGCAACGGGTGATTGAAGGTACGGATCGCTTGTATCAGGTCAAGTGGGACGGAGTCCGGGCGTTGGCTCACGTGAAAAAGGGGTCGGTTCGCCTGTGGAACCGGCGCCAGCGGGAGCGGACGGAAACCTATCCGGAATTGGTTGCTGCGCTGGGGGAAACGGCCGCAAGCGGCGCGCTGATGGATGGGGAAGTGATCGCTCTGGATCCCGGGACGGGAAAACCCGATTTTTTCCGGGTGCTGAAAAGGGATCTGCCCCGACGCATCGGTCCGGGATTGATGGAGAGGATTCCGGTTTACTATGTGGTGTTTGATCTGATCTATTTGGATGGGAAATGGCTGACCGATCAACCCCTCGAAAAACGGCTGGAGCGGCTGGCCCGCATCCTCCCCGATTCAGGTCGGATTCATCTTTGCGACAGCTATGATGACGGAGAGGCGCTATGGAAGCGCACCGGGGAACAGGGATTGGAAGGGATCGTAATCAAGGAGCGGCTGGGGCGCTATCACATCGGGAAAAAGCACCCCACTTGGCTCAAAGTGAAACATTTCCGGCAGTTGGAGGCGGTCGTCGTCGGCGTCACGCTGCGGCAGGGGCGGGTCAATTCGCTGCTTCTGGCCCGGGAGGAGGAAGGAAGCTTCACCTACATCGGCCGGGCCTCCTCCGGTCTGGATCAGGAACGCATCGAGGCCCTGACGAGGGTGTTGCCCCACATCCGGCGGGAAGGTCCCCCGCTTTCTCTCACTCGCGTCCCGCCTGCGGCGAAGATTTGGGTGGAACCCCTGCTTCGGGCTCAAATCCGTTTTTTGGAATGGACCCCCGACGGAACCCTGCGCAGCCCGTCCATTCTCTCCCTGGAAGTAAAAAATCCAACTCCCGACACCGGATGA
- a CDS encoding Ku protein, with the protein MHTIWKGSISFGLVNIPVRMYAATDEKQVSFRHLHRPCKTPIRYTRTCPTCNKEVSWDEVVKGYEYADGRFVLMEKEELESILPDNRRSIEILDFVDLKEIDPIYFDRSYFLGPGDTGERAYALLREAIESTGKIGVAQLTIRSKQSLAVVRSYRRSLVMETIFYPDEVRNADRVPGLPEETELPEKELEMARQLIGNLSTSFDPEKYKDRYRESLEAIIEKKIRGEEIVEAPETRPEKVVDLMEALKASLEATQPKGKGKRKKKSGG; encoded by the coding sequence TTGCACACCATATGGAAGGGATCGATCAGTTTCGGACTGGTGAACATTCCGGTGCGCATGTACGCGGCGACGGACGAAAAGCAGGTCTCGTTCCGCCATCTTCACCGGCCGTGCAAAACGCCCATCCGCTACACCCGCACCTGTCCCACGTGCAACAAGGAGGTTTCCTGGGACGAGGTGGTCAAGGGGTACGAATACGCCGACGGGCGATTCGTGTTGATGGAAAAGGAGGAACTGGAGTCGATCCTTCCGGACAATCGCCGTTCCATCGAAATATTGGACTTTGTGGACCTCAAGGAGATCGACCCGATCTATTTCGACCGTTCTTACTTTCTCGGTCCCGGAGACACCGGGGAGAGGGCTTACGCCCTATTGCGGGAAGCCATTGAATCGACAGGAAAGATCGGAGTGGCTCAACTGACGATCCGATCCAAGCAGTCGCTGGCGGTCGTCCGGTCCTACCGGCGCTCGCTGGTGATGGAAACCATTTTCTACCCCGACGAGGTGCGAAACGCCGATCGGGTGCCCGGATTGCCGGAGGAAACGGAGCTGCCGGAGAAGGAGCTGGAAATGGCCCGACAGCTGATCGGGAACTTGTCCACTTCCTTTGATCCCGAAAAATACAAGGACCGTTACCGCGAGTCCCTCGAGGCGATCATCGAGAAGAAGATTCGCGGGGAGGAAATCGTCGAGGCGCCCGAAACCCGCCCGGAGAAGGTGGTCGATCTGATGGAAGCCCTCAAGGCCAGTCTGGAAGCGACCCAGCCCAAGGGGAAAGGGAAGCGGAAGAAAAAGTCGGGCGGCTGA
- the panC gene encoding pantoate--beta-alanine ligase codes for MKTVETVKELRSCLRPLRDRRIGLVPTMGYLHEGHVSLIRKAREECDVVVLSVFVNPLQFGPQEDFARYPRDLERDARIAEQAGVDFLFAPPVEEMYPQQPLTKVTVSQLTDRLCGASRPGHFDGVATVVAKLFHIVEPDRAYFGMKDAQQVAVVEQMVRDLHFPVTVVPCPTVREEDGLALSSRNVYLSAEERSQATVLSAGLREVAEKVKRGEMTLASQAIDYLKRRISSKPLARIDYVDVLAFPELTPVKELTGRRVIVAVAVRFGSTRLIDNIILHEKEDLPCSAR; via the coding sequence ATGAAAACCGTGGAAACCGTCAAGGAGTTGCGATCTTGTCTCCGCCCCCTGAGGGACCGGCGAATCGGCCTGGTCCCCACCATGGGATACCTGCATGAGGGTCATGTTTCCCTGATCCGGAAAGCCCGGGAGGAATGCGATGTCGTGGTGCTTTCCGTCTTCGTCAATCCCCTTCAGTTTGGCCCTCAGGAAGATTTTGCGCGATACCCCCGGGATCTGGAGAGGGACGCCCGGATCGCCGAACAGGCGGGCGTCGATTTTCTCTTCGCCCCGCCCGTGGAAGAGATGTATCCGCAACAGCCGCTCACCAAAGTGACCGTTTCGCAATTGACCGACCGGTTGTGCGGCGCCTCCCGCCCCGGCCACTTCGACGGAGTGGCCACGGTGGTGGCCAAGTTGTTCCACATCGTCGAACCGGATCGCGCCTATTTCGGAATGAAGGATGCCCAGCAGGTGGCCGTGGTGGAACAAATGGTCCGGGATCTCCACTTTCCCGTGACGGTGGTTCCCTGTCCCACGGTGCGGGAGGAGGACGGACTGGCCCTCAGTTCCCGAAATGTCTACCTGTCCGCCGAGGAGCGGAGCCAGGCGACCGTTTTGTCCGCGGGTCTTCGTGAAGTGGCCGAGAAGGTGAAACGCGGGGAAATGACCCTGGCAAGCCAGGCGATCGATTATCTGAAGCGGCGGATTTCCTCCAAACCCCTGGCCCGGATCGATTATGTGGACGTGCTTGCCTTCCCCGAACTGACTCCGGTGAAAGAGCTTACAGGGCGACGGGTGATCGTCGCCGTCGCCGTCCGATTCGGATCCACCCGCCTGATCGACAACATCATTCTGCACGAAAAGGAGGATCTGCCATGTTCCGCACGATGA